Proteins co-encoded in one Ailuropoda melanoleuca isolate Jingjing unplaced genomic scaffold, ASM200744v2 unplaced-scaffold71861, whole genome shotgun sequence genomic window:
- the LOC117800531 gene encoding kelch-like protein 42 isoform X1 yields MSAEEMVQIRLEDRCYPVSKRKLIEQSDYFRALYRSGMREALSQEAGGPEVQQLRGLSAPGLRLVLDFINAGGAREGWLLGPRADKGGGVEEEEEMDEVSLLAELVEAASFLQVTSLLQLLLSQVRLTNCLELYRLAQVYGLPDLQEACLRFMVVHFHEVLCKPQFHLLGAPPQAPGDVSLKQRLREARMTGTPVLVALGDFLGGPLAPHPYQGEPPSMLRYEEMTERWFPLANNLPPDLVNVRGYGSAILDNYLFIVGGYRITSQEISAAHSYNPSTNEWLQVASMNQKSHRRLC; encoded by the coding sequence atGTCGGCCGAGGAGATGGTGCAGATCCGTCTGGAGGACCGCTGCTACCCGGTGAGCAAGAGGAAGCTTATCGAGCAGAGCGACTACTTCCGCGCCCTCTACCGCTCCGGCATGCGCGAGGCCCTGAGCCAGGAGGCCGGCGGCCCCGAGGTGCAGCAGCTGCGCGGCCTCAGCGCCCCGGGCCTGCGCCTAGTGCTGGACTTCATCAACGCCGGCGGGGCCCGCGAAGGCTGGCTCCTGGGCCCGCGGGCGGACAAGGGcggtggggtggaggaggaagaggagatggaCGAGGTGAGCCTGCTGGCCGAGCTGGTGGAAGCGGCCTCCTTCCTTCAGGTCACGTctctgctgcagctgctgctgtcCCAGGTGCGGCTCACCAACTGCCTGGAGCTGTACCGCCTGGCGCAGGTGTACGGGTTGCCCGACCTGCAGGAGGCCTGCCTGCGCTTCATGGTCGTCCACTTCCACGAGGTGCTGTGCAAGCCCCAGTTCCACCTCCTGGGGGCTCCTCCTCAGGCCCCCGGGGATGTCAGCCTGaagcagaggctgagagaggccCGGATGACCGGGACTCCTGTCCTCGTAGCCCTGGGGGATTTCTTGGGGGGACCCCTGGCCCCTCACCCCTACCAAGGGGAGCCCCCGTCCATGCTCAGGTATGAGGAGATGACTGAGCGTTGGTTCCCGCTGGCCAACAACCTTCCGCCCGACCTGGTGAACGTCAGGGGTTATGGGTCCGCCATCCTGGACAACTACCTCTTCATAGTGGGCGGGTATAGGATCACTAGCCAGGAGATCTCGGCTGCGCACTCCTACAACCCCAGCACCAACGAGTGGCTCCAGGTGGCC
- the LOC117800531 gene encoding kelch-like protein 42 isoform X2: protein MSAEEMVQIRLEDRCYPVSKRKLIEQSDYFRALYRSGMREALSQEAGGPEVQQLRGLSAPGLRLVLDFINAGGAREGWLLGPRADKGGGVEEEEEMDEVSLLAELVEAASFLQVTSLLQLLLSQVRLTNCLELYRLAQVYGLPDLQEACLRFMVVHFHEVLCKPQFHLLGAPPQAPGDVSLKQRLREARMTGTPVLVALGDFLGGPLAPHPYQGEPPSMLRYEEMTERWFPLANNLPPDLVNVRGYGSAILDNYLFIVGGYRITSQEISAAHSYNPSTNEWLQVASMNQKRL from the coding sequence atGTCGGCCGAGGAGATGGTGCAGATCCGTCTGGAGGACCGCTGCTACCCGGTGAGCAAGAGGAAGCTTATCGAGCAGAGCGACTACTTCCGCGCCCTCTACCGCTCCGGCATGCGCGAGGCCCTGAGCCAGGAGGCCGGCGGCCCCGAGGTGCAGCAGCTGCGCGGCCTCAGCGCCCCGGGCCTGCGCCTAGTGCTGGACTTCATCAACGCCGGCGGGGCCCGCGAAGGCTGGCTCCTGGGCCCGCGGGCGGACAAGGGcggtggggtggaggaggaagaggagatggaCGAGGTGAGCCTGCTGGCCGAGCTGGTGGAAGCGGCCTCCTTCCTTCAGGTCACGTctctgctgcagctgctgctgtcCCAGGTGCGGCTCACCAACTGCCTGGAGCTGTACCGCCTGGCGCAGGTGTACGGGTTGCCCGACCTGCAGGAGGCCTGCCTGCGCTTCATGGTCGTCCACTTCCACGAGGTGCTGTGCAAGCCCCAGTTCCACCTCCTGGGGGCTCCTCCTCAGGCCCCCGGGGATGTCAGCCTGaagcagaggctgagagaggccCGGATGACCGGGACTCCTGTCCTCGTAGCCCTGGGGGATTTCTTGGGGGGACCCCTGGCCCCTCACCCCTACCAAGGGGAGCCCCCGTCCATGCTCAGGTATGAGGAGATGACTGAGCGTTGGTTCCCGCTGGCCAACAACCTTCCGCCCGACCTGGTGAACGTCAGGGGTTATGGGTCCGCCATCCTGGACAACTACCTCTTCATAGTGGGCGGGTATAGGATCACTAGCCAGGAGATCTCGGCTGCGCACTCCTACAACCCCAGCACCAACGAGTGGCTCCAGGTGGCC